The following proteins are co-located in the Nocardia bhagyanarayanae genome:
- the dinB gene encoding DNA polymerase IV: MFVSDRRASPAVAPPRGRERPRIEARADASILHADLDSFYASVEQRDDPRLRGKPVIVGGGVVLAASYEAKAFGVRTPMNGAQARRLCPHAIVVPPRMSAYSEASKAVFEVFRDTTPVVEGISIDEAFLDVGGLRRIAGEPLDIAQRLRARVRDEVGLPISVGIARTKFLAKVASAVAKPDGLRLVPPSAELDFLHPLPVERMWGVGDVTARTLHEHGITRIGQLADLGENALRGFLGPAAARHLYALSMARDPRRVETGRRRRSIGAQRALGRRARPADEIEAYVHGLTDRLGRRLRTADRVCRTVVLRMRFDDFSRATRSRTLAEATDHTDTLLRTARQLLADAMPMIEERGLTLIGLALTNLDDAYAVQLTLPLEPRATNTLDTTLDDLRRRFGSAAVTRAALINRGEGLSVPLLPD; the protein is encoded by the coding sequence ATGTTCGTGTCCGATCGCCGCGCCTCCCCCGCCGTCGCGCCGCCGCGCGGCCGGGAACGCCCGCGCATCGAGGCGCGCGCCGACGCCTCGATTCTGCACGCGGACCTGGACTCCTTCTACGCCTCGGTCGAACAGCGCGACGATCCCCGGCTGCGCGGCAAACCGGTGATCGTGGGCGGCGGGGTCGTCCTCGCGGCGTCCTACGAGGCCAAGGCGTTCGGTGTGCGCACGCCGATGAACGGCGCGCAGGCGCGGCGGCTGTGCCCGCACGCGATCGTGGTGCCCCCGCGCATGAGCGCCTATTCCGAGGCGAGCAAGGCGGTGTTCGAGGTCTTCCGCGACACCACGCCGGTGGTCGAGGGCATCTCGATCGACGAGGCGTTTCTCGATGTCGGCGGGTTGCGCCGGATCGCGGGCGAGCCGCTCGACATCGCCCAGCGGCTGCGGGCGCGGGTGCGCGACGAAGTGGGCTTGCCCATCTCGGTCGGCATCGCGCGCACCAAGTTCCTCGCCAAGGTCGCCAGCGCGGTGGCGAAACCCGACGGACTGCGCCTGGTGCCGCCCTCCGCAGAGCTCGACTTCCTGCATCCGCTGCCGGTCGAAAGGATGTGGGGCGTCGGCGATGTCACCGCCCGCACGCTGCACGAGCACGGCATCACCCGGATCGGGCAGCTGGCCGATCTCGGCGAGAACGCGCTGCGCGGTTTCCTCGGCCCCGCGGCGGCCCGCCACTTGTACGCGCTCTCGATGGCCCGGGATCCCCGCCGCGTCGAGACCGGTCGCCGCCGTCGCTCCATCGGCGCGCAACGCGCCCTCGGCCGCCGCGCCCGCCCCGCCGACGAAATCGAGGCCTACGTACACGGGCTGACCGACCGCCTCGGCCGCAGGTTGCGCACCGCCGATCGGGTCTGCCGAACGGTCGTGCTGCGCATGCGTTTCGACGATTTCAGCCGCGCCACCCGATCCCGCACCCTGGCCGAGGCCACCGACCACACCGACACCCTGCTGCGCACCGCGCGCCAGCTGCTCGCCGACGCGATGCCGATGATCGAGGAGCGCGGGCTCACCCTGATCGGCCTGGCGCTGACCAACCTCGACGACGCGTACGCCGTCCAGCTCACCCTGCCGCTCGAGCCGCGCGCCACCAACACCCTCGACACCACCTTGGACGACCTGCGCCGCCGCTTCGGCTCGGCCGCCGTCACCCGCGCGGCCCTGATCAACCGCGGCGAGGGCCTGTCGGTGCCCTTGCTCCCCGACTGA
- a CDS encoding PLD nuclease N-terminal domain-containing protein: MPYAVLGFITLALWVYCLVDIITCPETGIRHLPKMGWLLVVVLVPTIGALLWLFAGRPLHEPRSRSNTRYSEYDRPGRHIAQNPDADEAFLRGLRERAEQQRAEARRQEAERQREEDRRREAGEL, translated from the coding sequence ATGCCTTACGCCGTGCTCGGCTTCATCACACTCGCGCTGTGGGTGTACTGCCTGGTCGACATCATCACCTGCCCAGAGACCGGCATCCGGCATCTGCCGAAGATGGGTTGGCTGCTCGTCGTCGTCCTGGTCCCGACCATCGGCGCACTGCTCTGGCTCTTCGCGGGGCGCCCGCTGCACGAACCGCGCAGCCGCTCGAACACTCGCTACTCCGAGTACGACCGCCCCGGTCGCCATATCGCCCAGAACCCCGATGCGGACGAGGCATTTCTGCGTGGCTTGCGTGAACGCGCCGAGCAGCAGCGCGCCGAGGCTCGCCGTCAGGAGGCGGAGCGGCAGCGTGAGGAGGATCGCCGCCGCGAAGCGGGCGAGCTCTGA
- a CDS encoding phosphoribulokinase, whose protein sequence is MSVKHPVVAITGSSGAGTTSVTRTFQEIFRREGINAAIVEGDSFHRFDRNEMKLAMAEAEQNRNVRFSHFGEEANLLKELETLFRDYGETGVGTVRRYLHDDAEAKPYGQPPGTFTPWEELTPGSDLLFYEGLHGAAVTSTVDVAQYTDLLVGVVPIINLEWIQKVIRDKTQRGYSSEAVIDTILRRMPDYVTYICPQFSRTYVNFQRVPTVDTSNPFTARTIPTADESFVVIRFADPKVIDFPYLLSMLHDSFMSRPNCIVVPGGKMELAMQLIFTPLILRLMDKRPKRSR, encoded by the coding sequence ATGTCGGTCAAACATCCCGTGGTCGCGATCACCGGTTCGTCCGGTGCGGGCACGACCAGCGTCACCCGAACCTTTCAGGAGATCTTCCGCCGCGAGGGGATCAACGCGGCGATCGTCGAGGGTGATTCCTTCCATCGCTTCGACCGCAACGAGATGAAGCTGGCGATGGCCGAGGCCGAGCAGAACCGCAATGTGCGGTTCTCGCATTTCGGCGAGGAAGCGAACCTGTTGAAGGAGCTCGAGACGCTGTTCCGCGACTACGGCGAGACCGGCGTCGGCACGGTGCGCCGCTACTTGCACGACGACGCCGAGGCCAAGCCGTACGGTCAGCCGCCGGGCACCTTCACCCCGTGGGAGGAGCTCACGCCCGGCAGCGATCTGCTGTTCTACGAGGGGCTGCACGGCGCGGCCGTCACCTCGACGGTGGACGTCGCGCAGTACACCGACCTGCTCGTCGGGGTGGTGCCGATCATCAATCTGGAGTGGATTCAAAAGGTCATCCGCGACAAGACCCAACGCGGCTACTCCAGCGAGGCCGTGATCGACACCATCCTGCGCCGCATGCCGGACTACGTGACCTACATCTGCCCGCAGTTCTCCCGCACCTACGTCAACTTCCAGCGGGTGCCCACGGTAGACACCTCGAATCCGTTCACCGCCCGCACCATTCCGACCGCCGACGAGAGCTTCGTGGTGATCCGCTTCGCCGATCCGAAGGTCATCGACTTTCCGTATCTACTGTCGATGCTGCACGACTCGTTCATGTCGCGGCCGAACTGCATCGTGGTGCCCGGCGGGAAGATGGAGTTGGCGATGCAGCTGATCTTCACGCCGCTGATCTTGCGCTTGATGGACAAGCGGCCCAAGCGAAGTCGCTGA
- a CDS encoding class 1 fructose-bisphosphatase — protein MPEGLKTLTRYTIEEEHRHPGSSGEFSALVNVVATATKIIANQVTRGAIVGSLGASEPDNLPPTVHRKLDAITNDIMVAETQWTGHLSALLSEQMPEIHPVPDTHRRGKYLLAFDPLDGSSNIDVNLPVGTIFSVLRAPERVWGRQGGEPTAADFLQAGAEQVCAGFTLYGPATMLVLTTGRGVDGFTLDREIGAFVLTHPRMRIPEDTAGFAINAANERFWERPVRRYVHECLDGVDGPRGRDFNMRWVASLVADTFHILTRGGVYLYPHDTRPPARPGRVALLYGASPIAFIVEQAGGAATTGVERVLQVTPDEVHQRVPLIFGSRNEVERIERYHREPDEGPSFDSSLFGNRSLFRSAGR, from the coding sequence ATGCCAGAAGGACTGAAGACCCTCACCCGCTACACGATCGAGGAGGAACACCGGCATCCCGGTTCGTCCGGTGAGTTCTCCGCCCTGGTGAACGTCGTCGCGACCGCGACGAAGATCATCGCCAACCAGGTGACCCGTGGTGCGATCGTGGGGTCCCTCGGCGCCTCCGAACCGGACAACCTTCCGCCCACCGTGCACCGCAAGCTCGATGCCATCACCAACGACATCATGGTCGCGGAAACTCAATGGACCGGCCATCTCTCGGCGCTGCTGTCCGAACAGATGCCGGAGATCCATCCGGTGCCGGACACGCACCGGCGCGGGAAATACCTGTTGGCGTTCGATCCGCTGGACGGTTCCAGCAATATCGACGTGAACCTGCCTGTCGGGACGATCTTCAGCGTGCTGCGCGCGCCGGAGCGGGTGTGGGGGCGGCAAGGCGGCGAGCCGACGGCGGCGGACTTCCTGCAAGCGGGCGCCGAGCAGGTGTGCGCGGGCTTCACCCTCTACGGTCCGGCCACCATGCTGGTGCTGACCACCGGCCGCGGCGTGGACGGGTTCACCCTGGACCGTGAGATCGGCGCGTTCGTGCTCACCCACCCGCGGATGCGGATACCCGAGGACACCGCGGGTTTCGCCATCAATGCCGCGAACGAGCGGTTCTGGGAACGCCCCGTCCGGCGGTACGTGCACGAATGCCTGGACGGGGTCGACGGGCCGCGCGGGCGCGATTTCAACATGCGCTGGGTGGCCTCGCTGGTTGCCGACACCTTCCACATCCTCACTCGCGGCGGGGTCTATCTGTACCCGCACGACACCCGCCCGCCCGCACGGCCCGGGCGGGTCGCCTTGCTGTACGGGGCGAGTCCGATCGCGTTCATCGTCGAACAGGCGGGCGGGGCGGCGACCACCGGCGTGGAGCGAGTGCTCCAGGTGACCCCCGACGAGGTGCATCAGCGGGTGCCGTTGATCTTCGGCTCCCGCAACGAGGTCGAGCGCATCGAGCGCTACCACCGCGAGCCGGACGAAGGGCCCAGCTTCGACAGTTCGCTGTTCGGCAACCGGTCGCTGTTCCGTTCCGCCGGTCGCTGA
- a CDS encoding AAA family ATPase: MAADRNGSGFRLHRPGVDDPRPVRAASDPEPEVPVLGPDATLDLSTDIAGNDVEDTLSRLDAELVGLANVKLRVREIAALLLIDRARQRFGLDASRPTMHMSFTGGPGTGKTTVALRMAEMLHALGYIRKPKVHTVTRDDLVGQFIGHTAPKTKEALAKAAGGVLFIDEAYYLFRPENERDYGQEVIEILLQEMENERGSLVVIFAGYPDRMERFFSANPGLSSRVAHHLEFVDYTHAELMAIAELMVARENFRFDPAAAAAFAEYLELRMTRPRFSNARSVRNALDRCRLRQAKRLVELRRPLTRTDLITLTDRDVYGSSVFTDSGARDGAAERRASSTTEQPDGPTARAPA, from the coding sequence ATGGCGGCTGATCGGAACGGCTCCGGTTTCCGCCTGCACCGGCCGGGTGTCGACGACCCCCGGCCGGTGCGCGCCGCGTCCGATCCCGAGCCGGAGGTGCCCGTCCTCGGGCCGGACGCGACGCTGGATCTGTCGACCGATATCGCGGGCAACGACGTCGAGGACACGCTGAGCAGGCTGGACGCCGAGCTGGTCGGCCTCGCCAATGTGAAACTGCGGGTGCGCGAGATCGCCGCGCTGCTGCTGATCGACCGGGCGCGGCAGCGGTTCGGTCTGGACGCCTCGCGACCCACCATGCACATGAGCTTCACCGGCGGCCCCGGCACCGGCAAGACGACGGTGGCGCTGCGCATGGCCGAGATGCTGCACGCGCTCGGCTACATCCGGAAGCCCAAGGTACACACCGTGACCCGCGACGATCTGGTGGGTCAGTTCATCGGGCACACCGCGCCGAAGACCAAGGAGGCGCTGGCCAAGGCGGCGGGCGGGGTGCTGTTCATCGACGAGGCCTACTACCTGTTCCGGCCGGAGAACGAGCGCGACTACGGGCAGGAGGTCATCGAGATCCTGCTCCAGGAGATGGAGAACGAACGCGGCAGCCTGGTGGTGATCTTCGCGGGCTATCCGGATCGGATGGAGCGGTTCTTCTCCGCCAATCCGGGTCTGTCGTCGCGGGTCGCGCATCACCTCGAGTTCGTCGACTACACCCACGCCGAGCTGATGGCCATCGCCGAGCTGATGGTGGCGCGGGAGAACTTCCGTTTCGATCCGGCCGCGGCCGCGGCGTTCGCGGAGTATCTGGAGCTGCGGATGACCCGCCCGCGCTTCTCCAATGCCCGCAGCGTCCGCAACGCGCTGGACCGGTGCCGGTTGCGCCAGGCCAAGCGCCTGGTAGAGCTGCGGCGACCGCTGACGAGAACCGATCTGATCACGCTGACCGACCGAGACGTCTACGGCAGCAGCGTGTTCACCGACAGCGGTGCGCGCGACGGGGCAGCGGAGCGCCGCGCGTCGAGCACCACCGAGCAGCCGGACGGGCCGACCGCGAGGGCCCCCGCATGA
- a CDS encoding ribulose bisphosphate carboxylase small subunit, whose amino-acid sequence MYLRHGTFSYLPDLTDAEIAAQVRYALLNGWPVSIEYTDDPHPRNAYWEMWGLPLFDLDEPDGVLAEIDACRATFPRHYIRVLAYDASYTRQTTALSFLVQRPPDEPGFTLTRTEGPDRVQTYGLHAYAADHRQGQRYGG is encoded by the coding sequence ATGTACCTGCGTCACGGAACCTTCTCGTATCTGCCGGATCTCACCGACGCCGAGATCGCCGCGCAAGTGCGCTACGCGCTGCTCAACGGGTGGCCGGTGTCGATCGAGTACACCGACGACCCGCACCCGCGCAACGCGTATTGGGAGATGTGGGGTCTGCCGCTGTTCGATCTGGACGAGCCCGACGGCGTGCTCGCCGAGATCGACGCGTGCCGGGCGACCTTCCCGCGCCACTACATTCGAGTGCTCGCCTACGACGCGAGCTACACCAGGCAGACCACGGCGCTCAGCTTCCTGGTGCAGCGTCCGCCCGACGAGCCGGGCTTCACCCTGACCCGCACCGAGGGCCCCGACCGCGTGCAGACCTACGGGCTGCACGCCTATGCCGCCGATCACCGCCAGGGACAGCGGTATGGCGGCTGA
- a CDS encoding form I ribulose bisphosphate carboxylase large subunit has translation MAEEIERDRWDPGVQSYASMGYYAPDYQPSDTDVLAVFRVTPQRGVDPIEAAAAVAGESSTATWTVVWTDRLTAHSRYQAKCYRIDEVPGRPGEYFAYIAYDIDLFEEGSITNLTSSVIGNVFGFKPLLALRLEDMRIPVAYVKTFQGPPHGTVMEREYLNKYGRPLLGATVKPKLGLSARNYGRVVYEACKGGLDFTKDDENINSQPFMRWRDRYLFAMEGVNRAMCETGEIKGHYLNVTAATMEQMYERAEFAKELGSVVIMMDLTVGYTAMQSMSHWARRNGVLLHLHRAGHSTFTRQKTHGVSFRVLAKWCRLIGVDHLHAGTVVGKLEGDPATTKGFYDTLRENHIRTEPRNGIFFDQEWASLPGVMPVASGGIHAGQMHQLLDLFGDDVILQFGGGTIGHPLGIAAGAEANRVALEAVVKARNEGRDLLKEGPDVLRKAAEICRPLDVALATWGDVTFDYTSTDAPDAVPTASV, from the coding sequence ATGGCCGAAGAGATCGAACGGGATCGGTGGGATCCGGGCGTTCAGTCGTACGCGTCGATGGGGTATTACGCCCCGGACTATCAGCCGTCGGACACCGATGTGCTCGCCGTCTTCCGGGTGACACCGCAGCGCGGCGTGGATCCGATCGAGGCCGCGGCCGCGGTGGCGGGCGAATCCTCCACGGCCACTTGGACTGTGGTGTGGACCGACCGCCTCACGGCGCACTCGCGGTATCAGGCCAAGTGCTACCGGATCGACGAGGTGCCGGGCAGGCCGGGGGAGTACTTCGCCTATATCGCCTACGACATCGATTTGTTCGAGGAGGGGTCGATCACGAATCTGACGTCCTCGGTCATCGGCAACGTGTTCGGTTTCAAGCCGCTGCTCGCGCTGCGCCTGGAGGACATGCGCATTCCGGTCGCGTATGTCAAGACCTTCCAGGGTCCGCCGCACGGCACGGTGATGGAGCGCGAATATCTGAACAAATACGGCAGGCCGTTGCTCGGTGCGACGGTGAAGCCGAAATTGGGGCTCTCCGCGCGCAATTACGGCCGGGTGGTCTACGAGGCGTGCAAGGGCGGCCTGGATTTCACCAAGGACGACGAGAACATCAACTCTCAGCCGTTCATGCGCTGGCGCGACCGGTACCTGTTCGCCATGGAGGGCGTGAACCGCGCCATGTGCGAGACCGGCGAGATCAAGGGCCACTACCTCAACGTCACCGCGGCCACCATGGAGCAGATGTACGAACGCGCGGAGTTCGCCAAGGAACTCGGCAGCGTGGTCATCATGATGGACTTGACCGTCGGCTACACCGCGATGCAGTCCATGTCGCACTGGGCGCGGCGCAACGGGGTGCTGCTGCACCTGCACCGGGCGGGTCACTCGACCTTCACCCGCCAGAAGACGCACGGCGTCAGCTTCCGCGTGCTGGCCAAGTGGTGCAGGCTCATCGGCGTCGACCACCTGCACGCGGGCACCGTGGTCGGCAAGCTGGAGGGCGATCCGGCGACCACCAAGGGGTTCTACGACACGTTGCGGGAGAACCACATTCGCACCGAGCCGCGCAACGGCATCTTCTTCGATCAGGAGTGGGCCAGCCTGCCCGGCGTGATGCCGGTGGCCTCCGGCGGCATTCACGCCGGCCAGATGCACCAGCTGCTCGACCTGTTCGGCGACGACGTGATCTTGCAGTTCGGCGGCGGCACCATCGGCCATCCGCTGGGCATCGCGGCGGGCGCCGAGGCCAACCGGGTGGCGCTGGAAGCGGTGGTGAAGGCGCGCAACGAGGGCCGCGATCTGCTGAAGGAAGGCCCGGACGTGCTGCGCAAGGCCGCCGAGATCTGCCGACCGCTCGACGTCGCGCTGGCGACCTGGGGCGATGTCACCTTCGACTACACCTCCACCGACGCACCCGACGCGGTGCCGACGGCCAGCGTTTGA
- a CDS encoding LysR family transcriptional regulator produces MGMVSAARMETFLIVARQGSIRRAATQLHVTEAAVSAAVAHIEKQLGAKLVAKAGRGIALTEAGRVYAEYCRSILGLMKEAQAAVRQAEIGRLRIGVVATAGESVLLRPLAKFRNRYPDIELSLSIHPRDVLFVELLHHETDLVIAGRPPRDAGLVTRARRASQLVVVGAPDRCRDPLRSTWLLRGRGSGTRDATLALLDQLQISPPTLTLGSHGAVIAAAREGLGVTLIHNDAVEHHVETGALRVLPVDGTPLDRAWHAITTRTPTPTTRLFLAHIMDRAEVGEDAFHNPTTFS; encoded by the coding sequence ATGGGTATGGTGAGTGCGGCGCGGATGGAAACATTCCTGATCGTCGCCCGCCAGGGCAGCATCCGGCGCGCGGCGACCCAGCTGCACGTCACCGAGGCGGCGGTCTCGGCCGCGGTGGCCCACATCGAGAAACAGCTGGGCGCCAAGCTCGTCGCGAAGGCTGGTCGCGGCATCGCGCTCACCGAGGCGGGGCGCGTCTACGCCGAATACTGCCGCAGCATCCTCGGTCTCATGAAGGAGGCTCAGGCCGCCGTGCGACAGGCCGAGATCGGGCGCCTGCGCATCGGCGTGGTGGCCACCGCGGGCGAGTCCGTGCTGCTACGCCCGCTGGCCAAGTTCCGCAACCGCTACCCGGACATCGAGCTGAGTCTGTCCATCCACCCGCGCGACGTGCTGTTCGTCGAATTGCTGCACCACGAAACGGATCTCGTCATCGCGGGCCGCCCGCCGCGCGATGCGGGCCTGGTCACCCGCGCCCGGCGCGCCAGCCAGCTCGTCGTCGTCGGAGCGCCCGACCGCTGCCGCGACCCGCTGCGCTCGACCTGGCTGCTGCGCGGGCGCGGCTCGGGCACCCGCGACGCCACCCTCGCCCTGCTCGACCAGCTCCAGATCTCGCCACCCACCCTCACCCTCGGTTCGCACGGCGCGGTGATCGCCGCAGCCCGAGAAGGGTTGGGCGTCACTCTGATTCACAACGACGCGGTCGAGCACCACGTCGAAACCGGAGCGCTGCGCGTCCTACCGGTGGACGGCACACCACTGGACCGCGCCTGGCACGCCATCACCACCCGCACCCCCACACCCACCACGCGCCTGTTCCTCGCCCACATCATGGACCGCGCCGAAGTGGGCGAAGACGCGTTCCACAATCCAACGACGTTCTCGTAG
- a CDS encoding RNA polymerase sigma-70 factor, whose protein sequence is MDTTAESDPRERADSDDHATVDATETFVAHRNLLFTVAYEMLGSAADAEDVLQETWLRWVKVDVAKASDPRAYLVRITTRQALNRLRSMKRRRESYVGSWLPEPLLTAPDAAADIELAESVSMALMLVLETLTPTERAVYVLREAFGFGYDEIAAAVGKSPAAVHQIAHRARRHVEARRPRRTVTAHQAEAALEAFRRALETRDLQGLLDVLAPDVVAISDGGGIKQASPRPVVGADKVARFIVGGLSKHDVLLTVEPTLVNAGPALALHVDGELDGVIVMHVQDTRITGLYYVRNPQKLTHIESATPLTLR, encoded by the coding sequence ATGGACACGACAGCGGAATCCGACCCGCGAGAGCGGGCGGACAGCGACGACCACGCCACCGTCGACGCGACGGAAACGTTCGTCGCACACCGCAATCTGCTGTTCACCGTCGCCTACGAAATGCTCGGATCGGCGGCCGACGCCGAAGACGTCCTGCAGGAGACCTGGCTGCGATGGGTGAAGGTCGACGTGGCGAAGGCGAGCGACCCGCGTGCCTACCTGGTGCGCATCACCACCCGCCAGGCGCTCAACCGGCTGCGCTCGATGAAACGCCGCAGAGAGTCCTACGTGGGCTCGTGGCTGCCCGAGCCACTGCTCACCGCTCCGGACGCAGCCGCCGACATCGAACTCGCCGAAAGCGTGTCGATGGCGCTGATGCTCGTCCTCGAGACACTGACCCCGACCGAACGGGCGGTGTACGTGCTGCGTGAAGCGTTCGGTTTCGGCTACGACGAGATCGCGGCCGCGGTCGGCAAGTCGCCCGCAGCCGTCCACCAGATCGCCCACCGCGCTCGCCGCCACGTCGAAGCCCGCCGGCCGCGCCGCACGGTGACCGCGCACCAGGCAGAGGCGGCACTCGAGGCCTTCCGGCGCGCGCTCGAGACCCGGGACCTGCAGGGCCTGCTCGACGTGCTCGCCCCCGACGTCGTCGCGATCAGCGACGGCGGTGGTATCAAGCAGGCCAGCCCCCGTCCGGTCGTCGGCGCCGACAAGGTGGCCCGGTTCATCGTCGGCGGACTCAGCAAGCACGACGTGCTGCTCACCGTCGAGCCGACCCTGGTCAACGCGGGCCCGGCACTGGCTCTGCACGTCGACGGCGAACTCGACGGCGTCATCGTGATGCACGTCCAGGACACCCGCATCACCGGCCTCTACTACGTCCGCAACCCGCAGAAACTGACCCACATCGAATCCGCGACCCCGCTCACCCTGCGATGA
- a CDS encoding NAD(P)/FAD-dependent oxidoreductase produces the protein MSKKIDVVVIGGGYAGVMAANRSTQRDDVTVTVINPRPLFVPRLRLHQLVGGTHDAVVDYTEVLAEGVRLVVDSVTRIDASGRTVTLAEGGTIAYDYLIYAVGSGSAGPRVPGAAEFAYPVATFEAAQRLRSVLYDTPVSAAVTVVGGGPTGIETAAELAEQGRTVTLVCGRVLGPYLHPRARRTARKYLAKLGANVLEGPDASVTAVTKEAVRLGDGRTLASQVTIWTAGFGVPDLAAASGLRTDAAGRLLTDETLTSLDDERIVAAGDSSAPSDLPFRMSAYAAGCLGAHAADTVLNRIAGEQPTPIDLSFPAMCLSFGRHTGIFQLGHKDDTAMRIYFSGLAGKKLKEFACEASVRHLVTEARKPGSHHWPKDGKHRPQLLRAQHGDAPAPIA, from the coding sequence ATGAGCAAGAAGATCGACGTGGTCGTGATCGGCGGCGGATACGCCGGTGTGATGGCGGCGAATCGTTCGACACAGCGCGACGACGTGACGGTGACCGTGATCAACCCGCGCCCGCTGTTCGTTCCCCGGCTGCGCCTGCATCAGCTGGTGGGCGGGACGCACGACGCGGTCGTCGACTACACCGAAGTCCTCGCCGAGGGCGTCCGGTTGGTCGTCGACAGCGTGACGCGGATCGATGCGAGCGGGCGCACGGTGACCCTCGCCGAGGGCGGCACGATCGCCTACGACTACCTGATCTACGCGGTGGGCAGCGGCAGCGCGGGCCCGCGGGTGCCGGGCGCCGCCGAATTCGCCTATCCCGTAGCGACTTTCGAGGCCGCGCAGCGGCTGCGGTCGGTGCTCTACGACACGCCGGTGTCGGCGGCGGTGACGGTCGTCGGGGGTGGTCCCACCGGCATCGAGACCGCCGCGGAACTCGCCGAGCAGGGTCGCACAGTCACGTTGGTCTGCGGGCGTGTCCTCGGTCCGTACCTGCACCCGAGGGCTCGACGCACCGCTCGCAAGTACCTCGCCAAGCTCGGGGCCAACGTGTTGGAAGGCCCGGATGCGTCGGTGACGGCGGTGACGAAGGAGGCGGTGCGGCTGGGGGACGGCCGCACGTTGGCGAGTCAGGTCACCATTTGGACCGCGGGCTTCGGTGTGCCCGACCTCGCGGCCGCCAGCGGGTTGCGCACCGACGCCGCCGGGCGCCTGCTCACCGACGAAACGCTGACCAGCCTCGACGACGAGCGCATCGTCGCGGCAGGTGACTCGTCGGCGCCCTCCGACCTGCCGTTCCGGATGAGCGCCTACGCCGCGGGCTGCCTGGGCGCCCATGCCGCCGACACCGTCCTGAACCGGATCGCGGGTGAGCAGCCGACACCGATCGACCTGTCGTTCCCCGCCATGTGCCTGAGCTTCGGCCGCCACACCGGCATCTTCCAGCTCGGCCACAAGGACGACACCGCGATGCGGATCTACTTCAGCGGGCTCGCGGGCAAGAAGCTCAAGGAATTCGCCTGCGAAGCCAGCGTCAGGCACCTGGTGACCGAAGCGCGCAAGCCCGGCTCGCATCACTGGCCCAAGGACGGCAAGCACCGGCCACAGCTGTTGCGGGCCCAGCACGGCGACGCGCCCGCACCGATCGCCTGA
- a CDS encoding sigma-70 family RNA polymerase sigma factor, which produces MDTATVARFEASRNRLASLAYRLLGSAADAEDTVQDAFLRWQAADREYVDVPEAWLTKIVTNLALDRLRSAKVRRERAVGAWMPEPLLDGDPMLGPADTVEQRESVTLAVLTLMERLSPVERAVYVLREAFAYNHAEIAEILGITESGSQQHAHRARRRIAAARNGADIDHASARRIVEAFVDAAASGRTERLVALLTDDATGISDGAGGLAERLIRYSTPQRLADAVRGGFKPSAAKRRFAGGSPSIHAAVVNGCPAMLFTLDDRVLGVAILEIRGDKIAAMHSIAAPARLRRLTAEWQRREHDLPLIESW; this is translated from the coding sequence ATGGACACTGCCACCGTGGCGCGTTTCGAGGCCAGCCGGAATCGGCTGGCCTCGCTCGCCTACCGTCTGCTCGGCTCGGCCGCCGACGCCGAGGACACGGTGCAGGATGCTTTCCTGCGGTGGCAGGCCGCCGACCGGGAGTACGTCGATGTGCCAGAGGCCTGGCTGACCAAGATCGTCACCAATCTGGCGCTCGACCGGCTCCGTTCGGCGAAGGTGCGGCGCGAACGCGCGGTGGGCGCCTGGATGCCGGAACCGCTCCTCGACGGCGACCCGATGCTGGGCCCGGCCGACACCGTCGAGCAGCGCGAGTCGGTGACGCTGGCGGTGCTGACCCTCATGGAGCGTCTCTCGCCGGTCGAACGGGCCGTTTACGTGCTGCGTGAGGCCTTCGCGTACAACCACGCCGAGATAGCCGAGATTCTCGGCATCACCGAGTCCGGGAGTCAGCAACACGCCCACCGGGCCCGGCGTCGAATCGCCGCTGCCCGCAACGGCGCCGACATCGACCATGCCTCCGCGCGGCGCATCGTCGAGGCCTTCGTCGATGCGGCCGCCTCGGGCCGGACCGAACGGCTGGTGGCGCTGCTGACCGATGACGCGACCGGCATCTCCGACGGCGCAGGCGGGCTGGCCGAGAGGCTGATCCGGTACTCGACTCCACAGCGGCTCGCCGACGCGGTGCGCGGGGGCTTCAAACCGTCCGCGGCAAAGCGGCGATTCGCCGGTGGCTCGCCTTCGATCCATGCTGCCGTGGTGAACGGTTGCCCGGCCATGCTGTTCACGCTCGACGACCGCGTCCTCGGCGTCGCGATCCTGGAGATCCGTGGCGACAAGATCGCAGCCATGCACAGCATCGCCGCCCCGGCCCGACTCCGTCGCCTCACAGCGGAGTGGCAGCGGCGGGAGCACGATCTCCCGCTGATCGAATCGTGGTAA